One window of the Streptobacillus felis genome contains the following:
- a CDS encoding type IV secretion system protein, producing MINNFVQIFADMLSNGVLKTVNIVLGIMSIIAAIDFVLSFIFEYAADFMSFVKVFLTKIFKYAIFFVIAKLYVPITDEFVNIIFRVGYLFFPEGKTPSGKIGLPNFDEIYEFLFSGITRIRGDWAKLSWYQMGAQLVYVIIVIVAFIAIFLIIKEIIVNFVEIKITIALGVLLLPFNVFEYTRSMGAKLWNALLNSAGKLLVAISLTGVTLQILQNNIFESNGEVEIGNALAWTFLLGLCAYLVTNSRELGGMLINGTGSGNANNIIGQAMGLAVGGALGAVGGAVVGGSAMRGALAKGTLAAKGGKNFRGIMKAAREGMKEGAAIAKSSRIAKVGSKLARGAQNTVGYATGNRSVMNAMSDIWGATAGTISDQIMHDGEKLAQNKENMLFDDPGEAKDYVNSYQRVKDAIKEARNSFNKPNEVGEMPRGNLQKYREAFKEFRKQMNDPKAKDRAFEKASRIAKEKREIHNTRKEYMDERRYNPNTFSKDGRRVKKDIWNEEIGKDILEKRRSESNSKYNNKEQNEINDEKY from the coding sequence ATGATTAATAATTTTGTACAAATATTTGCTGATATGTTATCAAACGGAGTATTAAAAACTGTGAATATAGTATTAGGTATTATGAGTATAATTGCAGCTATAGACTTTGTTTTATCATTTATTTTTGAATATGCTGCTGATTTTATGTCTTTTGTTAAGGTATTTCTTACTAAAATATTCAAATATGCAATATTTTTTGTTATAGCTAAGCTATATGTACCAATTACAGATGAATTTGTAAATATAATATTTAGAGTAGGTTACTTGTTTTTCCCAGAGGGTAAAACACCTTCTGGGAAGATAGGGCTTCCAAATTTTGATGAAATTTATGAATTTTTATTTAGTGGAATCACTAGAATTAGAGGAGATTGGGCTAAACTTAGTTGGTATCAAATGGGAGCACAACTTGTATATGTAATTATAGTAATAGTCGCATTTATAGCAATCTTTTTAATAATAAAAGAAATAATAGTTAATTTCGTTGAAATTAAGATTACTATAGCACTTGGAGTTTTACTATTACCATTTAATGTATTTGAATATACTAGAAGTATGGGAGCTAAACTATGGAATGCATTATTAAATTCTGCAGGTAAACTATTAGTTGCAATTTCACTTACTGGAGTTACATTACAAATACTACAAAATAACATTTTTGAATCTAATGGTGAAGTTGAAATAGGTAATGCACTAGCATGGACTTTTCTACTAGGATTATGTGCATATCTAGTAACTAATTCAAGAGAATTAGGTGGTATGTTAATTAATGGTACGGGTAGTGGTAATGCTAATAACATTATAGGTCAAGCTATGGGACTTGCTGTTGGTGGAGCACTTGGAGCTGTTGGTGGGGCTGTTGTTGGGGGTTCTGCTATGAGAGGAGCACTTGCTAAAGGAACTTTAGCTGCTAAAGGTGGTAAGAATTTTAGAGGTATAATGAAAGCTGCAAGAGAAGGAATGAAAGAAGGAGCTGCTATTGCTAAAAGTAGTAGAATTGCTAAGGTTGGTTCTAAACTTGCACGTGGAGCACAAAATACAGTTGGATATGCTACAGGTAATAGAAGTGTCATGAATGCTATGAGTGATATTTGGGGAGCTACTGCAGGTACGATATCAGATCAAATTATGCATGATGGAGAAAAATTAGCACAAAATAAAGAAAATATGTTATTTGATGATCCAGGAGAAGCGAAAGATTATGTAAACTCTTATCAAAGAGTTAAAGATGCTATAAAAGAAGCTAGAAACTCATTTAATAAACCAAATGAAGTTGGAGAAATGCCTCGTGGTAATTTACAAAAATATAGAGAAGCATTTAAAGAATTTAGAAAACAAATGAACGATCCTAAAGCTAAGGATAGAGCTTTTGAAAAAGCATCAAGAATTGCTAAAGAAAAAAGAGAAATACATAATACTAGAAAAGAATATATGGATGAAAGAAGATATAACCCTAATACATTTAGTAAAGATGGTAGAAGAGTTAAAAAAGATATTTGGAATGAAGAAATTGGTAAAGATATTTTAGAAAAGAGAAGAAGTGAAAGTAATAGTAAATATAATAATAAAGAACAAAATGAAATTAATGATGAAAAATATTAA
- a CDS encoding BspA family leucine-rich repeat surface protein: protein MNNFIYKPNNKEELIELINNENIFLGDIDTSEIYDMSNLFYESKRENFKGIEKWDVSNVQDMEGMFKNSNFNGDISGWDTSNVQYMSEMFSYSDFNGDISSWDVSNVEDMEGMFKNSKFNGDISKWDVSNVYDFCSMFYGSDFNQNINEWEINPNAEFAYIFEESKFNQPLDKWIEKTGYFKFYSNELINNFDLKEYVMKNIPDSFSPEGYYKTEIYDVDEKILKNFIRDDYNLLYLAEDNIFNKDEFENTVLKDVYEHLFTNEYNVYGLEEMLEKFKNAVGVDTYNLSLIRAGVVDSKDNHDKSIVVNDISKIMDKGFSVGVDLERAKEDFRECFDTFYQINKIKTNGWNKKQDQSKDFER from the coding sequence ATGAATAATTTTATTTATAAACCAAATAATAAAGAGGAATTAATTGAATTAATTAATAATGAGAATATTTTTTTAGGTGATATTGATACAAGTGAAATATACGACATGTCTAATTTATTTTATGAATCAAAAAGAGAAAATTTTAAAGGTATTGAAAAGTGGGATGTTTCTAATGTTCAAGATATGGAAGGTATGTTTAAAAATTCTAATTTTAATGGGGATATCTCAGGTTGGGATACTTCTAATGTTCAATATATGAGTGAAATGTTTTCATATTCTGATTTTAATGGGGATATATCAAGTTGGGATGTCTCTAATGTTGAAGATATGGAAGGTATGTTTAAAAATTCTAAATTTAATGGGGATATTTCTAAATGGGATGTGTCGAATGTTTATGATTTTTGTAGTATGTTTTATGGTTCAGATTTTAATCAAAATATAAATGAATGGGAAATTAATCCTAATGCTGAATTTGCTTATATATTTGAAGAATCGAAATTTAATCAACCTCTTGATAAATGGATTGAAAAAACTGGTTATTTTAAATTTTATAGTAATGAATTAATAAATAATTTTGATTTAAAAGAATATGTAATGAAAAATATACCTGATTCTTTTTCACCTGAGGGATATTACAAAACTGAAATTTATGATGTTGATGAAAAAATTTTAAAAAATTTTATACGTGATGACTATAATCTTTTATATTTAGCTGAAGATAATATTTTTAATAAAGATGAATTTGAAAACACTGTTTTAAAAGATGTATATGAGCATTTATTTACTAATGAATATAATGTTTATGGACTTGAAGAAATGCTAGAAAAATTTAAAAATGCTGTTGGAGTTGATACTTATAATTTATCATTAATTAGAGCTGGTGTAGTTGATAGCAAAGATAATCACGATAAGAGTATTGTAGTAAATGATATATCTAAAATAATGGATAAAGGATTCTCTGTTGGTGTTGATTTAGAAAGAGCAAAAGAAGATTTTAGAGAATGTTTTGATACTTTTTACCAAATTAATAAAATTAAAACCAATGGATGGAATAAAAAACAAGATCAAAGTAAAGATTTTGAAAGATAA
- a CDS encoding NlpC/P60 family protein, protein MKKYILILMIFMIGIIGFSAPTREEIVRAAQIEASKGYKYGYGSKGENGLIDCSGFISNTFKRVGIDSMVDSKGYANSGRAKDVGSVRPGDLIYMPPKTPNGPSHIMMVVSNNPLKVADSAGGIGSSVRNVNLEKLKEIGAIGIDYDSIISGVKGNKLTYNNNNVDWSTGSTDGSSGNYGSSSLINYAPSVEYDWDGFATTLSLLMENGLKKLEKVGITILSLLFAIQLVVDLYTVYATFNLIEFSKKFFKRLLTFSLYLFAIKKIIDGTVFKVVEEMSYNLLQKITDSGGVEKISNIWQIKEKITLNVWTAISEMWGYGSFLPNEFAQDLVVTIILIAIIFFLNLAFFMMMLNLFKALISFKIVLGLSTILLPFGITDTTKEYYNIGKVLSMALNFAVKLISINFIALIITKTLTSNDSILNFAVSDMPSIFSSGFVAYLVLIGVMYHLITRVEINF, encoded by the coding sequence ATGAAAAAATATATTTTAATTTTAATGATTTTTATGATAGGAATTATTGGCTTTTCAGCACCTACAAGAGAAGAAATTGTAAGAGCAGCACAAATAGAAGCAAGTAAGGGATATAAGTATGGTTATGGTTCAAAAGGAGAAAATGGGCTTATAGATTGTTCAGGATTTATTAGTAATACATTTAAAAGAGTAGGAATAGATAGTATGGTAGATTCTAAAGGATATGCAAATTCTGGAAGGGCAAAGGATGTAGGTTCAGTAAGACCAGGAGATTTAATATATATGCCACCAAAAACACCAAATGGACCGTCACATATAATGATGGTCGTATCAAATAACCCATTAAAGGTTGCAGATTCAGCTGGGGGTATTGGTTCATCGGTGAGAAATGTTAACTTAGAAAAATTAAAAGAAATAGGAGCAATTGGAATTGATTATGATTCAATCATAAGTGGTGTTAAAGGAAATAAATTAACATATAACAACAATAACGTAGACTGGAGTACAGGATCTACAGATGGTTCTTCAGGTAATTATGGTAGTTCATCATTAATAAATTATGCACCATCTGTTGAATATGATTGGGATGGATTTGCTACAACTTTATCATTATTAATGGAAAATGGATTAAAAAAATTAGAAAAAGTTGGAATTACAATTTTATCTTTATTATTTGCTATTCAACTTGTAGTTGATTTATACACTGTATATGCAACATTTAATTTAATAGAATTTAGTAAAAAATTCTTTAAAAGATTACTTACATTTTCATTGTACTTATTTGCTATCAAAAAAATAATAGATGGTACAGTATTTAAAGTAGTAGAAGAGATGTCATATAACTTATTACAAAAAATAACTGATAGTGGTGGAGTAGAAAAAATATCTAATATATGGCAAATAAAAGAAAAAATAACATTAAATGTATGGACTGCAATATCTGAAATGTGGGGATATGGTTCATTTTTACCGAATGAATTTGCACAAGATTTAGTAGTTACAATAATTTTAATAGCAATAATATTTTTCTTAAATTTAGCATTCTTTATGATGATGTTAAATCTATTTAAAGCATTGATTAGTTTTAAGATAGTACTTGGATTATCAACAATTTTATTACCATTTGGTATTACAGATACAACAAAAGAATACTACAACATAGGTAAAGTATTATCAATGGCATTAAATTTTGCTGTTAAACTTATTTCTATTAACTTTATAGCATTAATTATAACAAAAACATTAACTAGTAATGATTCAATACTAAATTTTGCTGTAAGTGATATGCCAAGCATATTTTCATCAGGATTTGTAGCATATTTAGTATTAATTGGTGTAATGTATCATTTAATTACTAGAGTAGAAATTAATTTTTAG
- the lepB gene encoding signal peptidase I — protein sequence MKYIKRICLTVFILIILIFSNIKINISESSPIGIYLINRFSKTYKKGDYIIYKINDKYRQYIKTNQSKLDTVKQIKGIKGDEIEYIDNYLYINKEKIAEIIYDIEINAKQKYTIPENEVLTIGEVDESIDGRYYGTIKEKDIKYKVYLIYRFKR from the coding sequence ATGAAATACATAAAAAGAATTTGTTTAACTGTATTTATATTAATAATTCTTATATTTTCAAATATAAAGATAAATATAAGCGAATCATCACCTATAGGAATATATTTAATAAATAGATTTTCGAAGACATATAAAAAAGGTGATTATATTATATACAAAATTAATGATAAATACAGGCAATATATAAAAACCAATCAATCAAAACTAGATACAGTAAAACAAATAAAAGGTATTAAAGGTGATGAAATAGAATATATAGATAATTATTTATATATAAATAAAGAAAAAATTGCTGAAATTATTTATGATATAGAAATAAATGCAAAACAAAAATATACAATTCCAGAAAATGAAGTATTAACTATAGGAGAAGTTGATGAATCTATTGATGGAAGATATTACGGAACAATTAAAGAAAAGGATATTAAATACAAAGTGTATTTAATTTATAGGTTTAAAAGATGA
- a CDS encoding conjugal transfer protein TraD, with translation MKKLENMIVQLIKEQRKEKNIKNNKEKLSRKERAHKLIQLGTLFMILEVDEEDHDLLIGLLMNYYNLSDEEKEKLRQKGEAFRIERAKMLEEEKEKNG, from the coding sequence ATGAAGAAATTAGAAAATATGATAGTGCAACTTATAAAAGAACAAAGAAAAGAAAAAAATATAAAAAATAATAAAGAAAAGTTATCAAGAAAAGAAAGAGCACATAAACTAATTCAATTAGGGACTTTATTTATGATACTTGAAGTAGATGAAGAAGATCATGATTTATTAATAGGATTACTTATGAATTACTATAATTTATCTGATGAGGAAAAAGAAAAATTAAGACAAAAAGGTGAAGCTTTTAGGATTGAAAGAGCAAAAATGTTAGAAGAGGAGAAAGAAAAAAATGGATAG
- a CDS encoding thrombospondin type 3 repeat-containing protein, with translation MDSRNRNLMDANLFERADALASIKNKRLYDIQTEDFIKILYSFLERLEALRDKLKPISVEQKEMKNSIEEIIESLEKTIEIQKERTEKEINNELLRDTDLDGLSDREELRNGLDPFDRDTDRDGIYDRDDINPKEADNRIKQRTKDSIF, from the coding sequence ATGGATAGTAGAAATAGAAATTTAATGGATGCGAACTTATTTGAAAGGGCTGATGCTTTAGCATCAATAAAAAACAAAAGATTATATGATATACAGACTGAAGACTTTATAAAAATACTTTATTCTTTTTTAGAAAGATTAGAGGCATTAAGAGATAAATTAAAACCAATATCAGTTGAACAAAAAGAAATGAAAAATTCAATTGAAGAAATTATTGAAAGTCTTGAAAAAACAATTGAAATACAAAAAGAAAGAACTGAAAAAGAGATTAACAATGAATTATTAAGAGATACAGACTTGGATGGATTAAGTGATAGAGAAGAATTAAGAAATGGATTAGATCCATTTGATAGAGATACTGATAGAGATGGTATATATGATAGAGATGATATTAATCCAAAAGAAGCTGATAATAGAATAAAACAAAGAACTAAAGATTCAATTTTTTAG
- a CDS encoding PBECR4 domain-containing protein has protein sequence MNNETYKVQEILNNMKKYKNINILIKGETKKFDIIFDQKNVPHLLGLQYINENKKDKTGNELLNHVKSKGFSDQEILQKVEKYYGVLQMIRVENRINSFEDFINNLEKGIIVEKTLEKGEMNVNYLIVQSKNNKFYHLGILSCNIGEMFENFDEIDEKIQNDIIKTYFTQKNIKYFENTKIMEYIENISIYNDSLEDYIPFSFDDNKNNALIEEYKKNKDFNYKEFLKNFENNVVKEQQINWGKKENIENEIER, from the coding sequence ATGAATAATGAGACATATAAGGTTCAAGAAATTTTAAATAATATGAAAAAATATAAAAATATTAATATATTAATAAAAGGGGAAACTAAAAAATTTGATATTATATTTGATCAAAAAAATGTTCCTCATTTATTAGGACTTCAGTATATTAATGAAAATAAAAAAGATAAAACTGGCAATGAATTATTAAATCATGTAAAATCTAAAGGTTTTTCAGATCAAGAAATTTTACAAAAAGTAGAAAAATATTATGGTGTTTTACAAATGATAAGAGTTGAAAATAGGATAAACTCTTTTGAAGATTTTATAAATAATTTAGAAAAAGGAATTATAGTTGAAAAAACTTTAGAAAAAGGTGAAATGAATGTTAATTATTTAATTGTTCAATCAAAAAATAATAAATTTTATCATTTAGGTATTCTTTCATGTAATATTGGTGAAATGTTTGAAAATTTTGATGAAATTGATGAAAAAATACAAAACGATATTATTAAAACATATTTTACACAAAAAAATATAAAATATTTTGAAAATACTAAAATAATGGAATATATTGAAAATATTTCAATATATAATGATTCATTAGAAGATTATATTCCATTTTCATTTGATGATAACAAAAATAATGCTCTTATTGAAGAATATAAGAAAAATAAAGATTTTAATTACAAAGAGTTTTTAAAAAATTTTGAAAATAATGTTGTAAAAGAACAACAAATAAATTGGGGTAAAAAAGAAAATATTGAGAATGAAATTGAAAGGTAA
- a CDS encoding C40 family peptidase translates to MKKILFYIIISNLSFSSGLSFVNRNNNFKPQNNKTIKEKVIDELNIKNDKVFKENKKNQKKILILKKAKELMGKKYVWGAKVGDYNNFDCSSFVKTLYKEAGINLPRVSKDQSKIGKKIPITELEIGDLIFFHTLGNYVSHVGIYIGNSEFIHASSKAKKTIVSKFEGYYKEKAVFGTRLGI, encoded by the coding sequence ATGAAAAAAATTTTATTTTATATAATAATTAGTAATTTATCTTTTTCTTCAGGTTTAAGTTTTGTTAATAGAAATAATAATTTTAAACCACAAAATAACAAAACCATTAAAGAAAAAGTCATTGATGAATTAAATATAAAAAACGATAAAGTATTTAAAGAAAATAAAAAGAATCAAAAAAAAATACTTATACTCAAAAAAGCTAAAGAATTAATGGGGAAAAAATATGTGTGGGGGGCAAAAGTTGGAGATTATAATAATTTTGATTGTTCTTCTTTTGTAAAAACTTTATATAAAGAAGCTGGTATTAATTTACCAAGAGTTAGTAAGGACCAATCAAAAATTGGTAAAAAGATACCTATAACCGAATTAGAAATTGGAGATTTAATTTTTTTTCACACACTAGGTAATTATGTTAGTCATGTAGGTATATATATAGGTAATAGTGAATTCATTCACGCTTCTAGTAAAGCTAAAAAAACAATAGTTAGCAAATTTGAAGGATATTATAAAGAGAAAGCAGTATTTGGAACAAGGTTAGGTATTTAA
- a CDS encoding DUF3991 and toprim domain-containing protein, whose product MEINTNRNNIELKDILEYMGEEIIPHGRTSFKLRKHDSLIIKVSKFYWNSKNMGGNYFLLLKELYGFDNKKIWDTSQAFLDAVEYGDYIPNIKIHNKEQKEYKIYERKNSLNEIKDYLCEKRCIDPKIVESLYHNKLLYMDYKKNIIFVINDLKGNKIGEEIIGTGEIKYRRNTSNSKGFNLTRRNEIENKNINNLYIFEGTIDMLSYIQLFQKEINEKWKEENIRFLTLSGLREDILNSYLDNIKNIYVCIDNDTAGENFYNTLKDKLPNLNLIREKSKEKDWNEDLVKKELEKRGVNIGKDEIFKNTDGEFRVISNSVSSLLKNDNVDIVLDELNIEDKWNNKNKQNNEIER is encoded by the coding sequence ATGGAAATTAATACAAATAGAAATAATATAGAGTTAAAAGATATATTAGAGTATATGGGAGAAGAGATTATACCACATGGAAGAACATCATTTAAGTTAAGAAAACATGATTCTTTAATAATAAAAGTTAGTAAATTTTATTGGAACTCTAAAAATATGGGTGGAAATTATTTTTTACTTTTAAAAGAACTTTATGGATTTGATAATAAAAAAATATGGGATACTAGTCAAGCATTTTTAGATGCTGTAGAATATGGAGATTATATTCCTAATATAAAAATACATAATAAAGAACAGAAAGAATACAAAATATATGAGAGAAAAAATAGTTTAAATGAAATAAAAGATTATTTGTGTGAAAAAAGATGCATTGATCCTAAAATTGTAGAATCTTTATATCATAACAAATTATTATATATGGATTACAAAAAAAACATTATTTTTGTAATCAATGATTTAAAAGGTAATAAGATAGGGGAAGAAATTATTGGTACAGGAGAAATTAAATATAGGAGAAATACAAGTAATTCAAAAGGGTTTAATTTAACTAGAAGAAATGAAATTGAAAATAAAAATATAAATAACTTATATATTTTTGAGGGTACTATTGATATGCTGTCGTATATACAACTATTTCAAAAAGAAATTAATGAAAAATGGAAGGAAGAAAATATTAGATTTTTAACATTATCTGGGCTAAGAGAGGATATTTTAAATAGTTATCTAGATAATATTAAAAATATATATGTATGTATTGACAATGATACTGCAGGGGAAAATTTTTATAATACACTAAAAGATAAATTACCTAATTTAAATCTTATTAGAGAAAAATCAAAAGAAAAAGATTGGAATGAAGATCTTGTAAAAAAAGAATTAGAAAAAAGAGGAGTAAATATTGGGAAAGATGAAATTTTTAAAAATACTGATGGTGAATTTAGAGTAATTTCAAATAGTGTATCTTCTTTATTAAAAAATGATAATGTTGATATTGTATTAGATGAATTAAATATAGAAGATAAATGGAATAATAAAAATAAACAAAACAATGAAATTGAAAGATAA